The Girardinichthys multiradiatus isolate DD_20200921_A chromosome Y, DD_fGirMul_XY1, whole genome shotgun sequence genome has a window encoding:
- the LOC124864277 gene encoding hepatocyte growth factor-regulated tyrosine kinase substrate-like isoform X3, translating to MGKGGGTFERLLDKATSQLLLETDWESILQICDLIRQGDTQAKYAIAAIKKKLIDKNPHVALYGFEVLESVVKNCGQTVHDEVASKQTMEELKDLFKQTEPNVRNKILYLIQAWAHAFRNEPKYKVVQDTYQILKVEGHVFPEFKESDAMFAAERAPDWVDAEECHRCRVQFGVMTRKHHCRACGQIFCGKCSSKYSTIPKFGIEKEVRVCEPCFEQLNNHPSLSPPLRKAEGKAPSSGPADLPPEYLTSPLSQQSQIPPKKDETALQEEEELQLAIALSQSEAEEKERMRQKNSYSMYPKADPTPVTSSAPPVSNLYTSPVNSSAPSAEEVDPELARYLNRTYWEKKQEDARKSPTPSAPAPVSMAEPLPPISQPVESHLPVQPVNIVEQPYQNGESEENHEQFLKALQNAVTTFLNRMKSNHMRGRSITNDSAVLSLFQSINNMHPQLLDILNQLDEKRLYYEGLQDKLAQVRDARAALNALRDEHREKLRRAAEEAERQRQIQLAQKLEIMRQKKQEYLEMQRQLAIQRLQEQEKERQMRLEQQKHTIQMRAQMPAFSLPYAQMQSLPPNVAGGAVYQPGGPPSYPGTFSPAGSVEGSPMHNMYMNQPGQTAPGQYQAMPPSATDPNMVNAYMYQAPGANGQPPPGQAPPTTSPQYSNYQPTPTQAYQNVVSQAQSIPPMSQAAPTNGMAYMSYPPYNMQNMISALPGQDPNMPPQQPYMPGQQPMYQQVAPPGGPPPQQQQPHAQQQVPQAVPGSAEAQLICFD from the exons ATAAAGCAACCAGTCAGCTGCTTCTGGAGACTGACTGGGAATCTATTCTTCAGATCTGTGATCTCATTCGGCAAGGAGACACACA AGCTAAATATGCTATTGCTGCCATTAAGAAGAAACTGATTGACAAAAATCCCCACGTGGCTCTCTATGGATTTGAG GTCCTAGAGTCGGTGGTGAAGAACTGTGGGCAGACGGTGCACGATGAGGTCGCAAGTAAACAAACTATGGAAGAACTGAAGGATCTCTTTAAG CAGACAGAACCAAATGTCAGAAACAAGATTCTGTACCTGATCCAAGCCTGGGCCCACGCCTTCCGCAATGAACCCAAATACAAGGTGGTTCAAGATACCTATCAGATCTTGAAAGTGGAAG GTCATGTATTTCCTGAGTTTAAGGAGAGTGATGCCATGTTTGCAGCAGAGAGA GCCCCTGACTGGGTTGATGCTGAGGAGTGCCACAGGTGCAGAGTTCAATTTGGCGTTATGACTAGAAAG CACCATTGTCGTGCCTGTGGGCAGATTTTCTGTGGGAAGTGTTCGTCTAAGTACTCCACCATTCCAAAGTTTGGCATCGAGAAGGAAGTGCGTGTGTGTGAGCCCTGCTTTGAGCAGCTAAACAA CCACCCCTCCCTCTCTCCTCCACTTAGGAAAGCTGAAGGAAAAGCCCCCTCCTCAGGCCcagcagacctgccccctgAGTACTTGACCAGCCCGCTGTCCCAACAGTCTCAG ATTCCCCCAAAGAAAGACGAGActgctctgcaggaggaggaagagctgCAGCTGGCCATTGCTCTTTCCCAGAGTGAGGCAGAAGAGAAGGAGCGGATG AGACAGAAGAACTCGTACTCGATGTATCCCAAAGCTGATCCTACCCCAGTGACTTCCTCAGCACCCCCAGTCAGCAACCTTTACACTTCTCCAGTG AACTCCTCTGCTCCGTCTGCTGAAGAAGTAGACCCTGAG TTGGCCCGCTACCTGAATAGAACTTACTGGGAAAAGAAGCAGGAAGATGCTCGGAAGAGTCCCACCCCCTCAGCCCCTGCCCCTGTCTCAATGGCTGAGCCCCTTCCACCAATCAGCCAGCCTGTTGAAAGTCACCTGCCTGTCCAGCCTGTCAACATAGTTGAG CAGCCTTACCAGAACGGTGAGTCCGAGGAGAACCATGAGCAGTTTCTCAAGGCCCTGCAGAACGCTGTTACTACTTTCCTGAACCGCATGAAGAGCAACCACATGCGTGGGCGCAGCATTACCAACGACAGCGCCGTGCTGTCGCTCTTCCAGTCCATCAACAACATGCACCCTCAGCTGTTggacatcctaaaccagctggaTGAAAAGCGAC TGTACTACGAGGGACTGCAGGACAAGCTGGCACAAGTGCGCGATGCTCGAGCTGCCCTCAACGCGCTTCGTGACGAACACAGAGAGAAGCTGCGCAGAGCTGCGGAGGAGGCAGAGAGACAAAGGCAGATCCAGCTTGCACAGAAGTTAGAGATCATGAGGCAGAAAAAACag GAATACCTGGAGATGCAGAGACAGCTGGCCATTCAGCGCCTCCAGGAGCAGGAGAAGGAGAGGCAGATGCGTTTGGAGCAGCAGAAGCACACAATCCAAATGAGAGCTCAGATGCCTGCTTTCTCTCTGCCCTACGCCCAG ATGCAGTCTCTGCCTCCTAATGTTGCTGGAGGGGCGGTATACCAGCCTGGTGGTCCACCCAGCTACCCAGGCACTTTCAGTCCTGCTGGTTCTGTGGAGGGCTCACCTATGCACAACATGTATATGAATCAGCCGGGGCAGACTGCGCCAGGCCAGTACCAGGCTATGCCCCCTTCTGCCACAG ATCCCAATATGGTTAATGCATACATGTATCAGGCTCCAGGCGCCAATGGACAGCCTCCTCCAGGCCAGGCCCCACCCACAACTAGCCCACAGTACTCCAACTATCAGCCCACACCCACTCAGGCCTACCAG AATGTGGTCTCTCAAGCCCAAAGTATACCCCCCATGTCGCAGGCAGCCCCCACCAATGGGATGGCTTACATGAGTTACCCACCATACAACATGCAGAACATGATCTCAGCCTTGCCCGGACAGGACCCCAACATGCCCCCCCAACAGCCCTACATGCCGGGACAGCAGCCCATGTACCAGCAG GTTGCTCCCCCTGGTGGCCCGCCGCCGCAGCAACAGCAGCCCCATGCACAACAGCAGGTGCCTCAAGCGGTTCCTGGCAGTGCAGAGGCACAGCTCATCTGCTTCGACTGA